A window of the Tenebrio molitor chromosome 1, icTenMoli1.1, whole genome shotgun sequence genome harbors these coding sequences:
- the LOC138130264 gene encoding RING finger and SPRY domain-containing protein 1-like, which translates to MGVCWCKQKEEEHDTYVPQQRHSSNNHNVTATIQPVSPVAPQYYIRVAKAPDPHLVDKLVLETLGVIATLVDNEQDPPASMLLLHNIADNEEGFIQVVKSMIKVVPLSDPLGPSIITLLLDDCPLPSKESVFKVVNMLNLSRESAVSGRSNPSRERNICVVLGCIAETLAGPRNLRILNDPMLDYLLTNLEPETDPNVVLFSLIALEKFAESSQNKSTILKRLEQIHPCQINALEKWRNETHYIKRQVGFCAQWVLDNLFVMNNRQYSYLTVNMENINAMLNTSDVSEYLKISPDGLEARCDAYSFESVRCTAQADSGVWYYEVRIITPGVMQIGWATKNSNFLNHEGYGIGDDKYSLAYDGCRKLIWYNAKSEPQNLPAWQSGDVLGCYLDLNTPQIIFSINGMRLPPCTHVFSMAQSGFFAAASFMSFQQCRFNFGAEPFKYPPPGNYSTFNEYGTLKPEDKIVMPRHIFLDELRQENITEDSCTLCYDQKASVRLIPCEHSGFCPSCASQLLECPMCRAPFELVLEEENP; encoded by the exons ATGGGTGTCTGCTGGTGTAAACAGAAGGAGGAAGAACATGACACCTATGTTCCTCAACAGCGCCACTCCTCAAACAATCACAACGTTACTGCAACAATACAACCAGTCTCACCAGTAGCCCCCCAGTATTACATTAGAGTTGCAAAAGCTCCTGACCCTCATCTCGTCGATAAGCTTGTATTGGAAACGTTAGGCGTCATCGCAACCTTAGTGGACAA TGAACAAGATCCACCTGCATCAATGTTATTACTACACAATATAGCAGATAATGAAGAAGGATTTATTCAAGTGGTGAAGTCAATGATAAAAGTCGTACCATTATCTGATCCTCTAGGACCATCAATTATAACACTTTTGCTGGATGATTGTCCGTTGCCTTCAAAGGAATCAGTATTCAAAGTAGTCAATATGTTAAATCTGTCAAGGGAGTCGGCCGTCAGCGGAAGATCCAACCCTTCACGGGAGAGAAATATTTGTGTAGTTTTGGGTTGCATAGCTGAAACTTTGGCTGGCCcgagaaatttaagaatccTTAATGATCCCATGTTAGATTATCTATTAACGAATTTG GAACCTGAAACTGATCCGAATGTTGTGCTATTTTCTCTGATAGCACTGGAGAAGTTTGCCGAGTCTAGTCAAAATAAATCCACCATACTGAAAAGGTTAGAACAAATACATCCCTGTCAAATAAATGCATTAGAAAAGTGGCGCAACGAAACTCACTACATCAAGAGACAAGTAGGGTTTTGTGCACAGTGGGTCTTAGATAATTTAT TTGTGATGAACAATCGTCAATATTCCTATTTAACCGTAAATATGGAGAACATAAACGCCATGTTAAACACGAGCGATGTTAGCGAATACCTTAAAATATCTCCAGACGGTTTAGAAGCTCGCTGTGATGCGTATTCGTTTGAAAGTGTGAGGTGCACGGCGCAAGCCGATTCCGGCGTGTGGTACTACGAAGTTCGCATCATTACTCCTGGAGTGATGCAGATCGGGTGGGCCACAAAAAACAGCAATTTTCTCAATCAT GAAGGCTACGGTATTGGTGATGATAAGTATTCATTAGCTTACGACGGGTGCAGAAAGCTAATTTGGTATAATGCAAAATCTGAACCACAAAATTTGCCTGCTTGGCAGTCTGGTGATGTCTTAGGTTGTTATCTAGACTTAAATACACcgcaaataatattttctatcAATGGTATGAGGTTACCACCATGTACTCATGTGTTCAGTATGGCTCA ATCGGGTTTCTTTGCTGCTGCAAGTTTTATGTCATTCCAACAGTGTCGATTTAATTTCGGTGCTGAACCATTCAAGTATCCGCCTCCAGGTAATTATTCCACATTTAACGAATATGGAACGTTAAAACCAGAAGACAAGATTGTAATGCCAAGACATATTTTCTTGGATGAGTTGAGGCAGGAAAATATCACAGAAGATAGTTGTACCCTTTGCTATGATCAAAAAGCTTCTGTACGGCTTATACCATGTGAACACTC tggCTTTTGCCCGTCATGCGCCAGCCAACTGCTAGAATGCCCAATGTGCCGAGCACCATTCGAATTAGTTTTAGAAGAGGAAAATCcttga